Proteins co-encoded in one Paraburkholderia edwinii genomic window:
- a CDS encoding phosphodiesterase, with protein MEKPAWLEAVTKAAAETRPVARTIIPDTVEQRTVHVDGDYLAYRCAGGDECPAGIARKNVRDKVEALQDMSGSKRALVHLSMPGGTKGERFLIATVKPYQGQRTHGRRPVNWDMLRTYLETHDPNLNPAFAVARWRDREADDGFAYAAHKADDPTHTVVHASPDKDMRMLAGLHIDFHDYTLTTVPKGTYELLGPYNGLVYGHKWFWLQMLQGDTADHIPGLPRYFGKKIGEKGAAAALNGTTCNEEAFEVVSKGYAEHYADEWADRFVEQAALLWLRGGKEAYIHDFLRVVPKTEDIEAAAKRLIKRVRTQRAEIDSITAKANAAEAG; from the coding sequence ATGGAGAAACCCGCGTGGTTAGAAGCCGTCACCAAGGCGGCTGCTGAAACGCGGCCCGTAGCTCGAACGATCATCCCCGACACGGTAGAGCAACGCACCGTCCACGTTGACGGTGACTACCTTGCCTACCGCTGTGCGGGCGGCGACGAGTGCCCTGCGGGTATCGCTCGCAAGAACGTCCGTGACAAGGTGGAAGCGCTTCAGGACATGAGCGGCAGTAAGCGTGCGCTCGTGCACCTGTCGATGCCCGGTGGTACGAAGGGCGAGCGCTTCCTGATCGCGACGGTAAAGCCTTACCAAGGGCAGCGCACGCACGGCAGACGCCCGGTCAATTGGGACATGCTGCGTACGTACCTCGAAACTCACGACCCAAATCTGAACCCGGCATTCGCGGTCGCCCGATGGCGTGACCGTGAGGCAGACGACGGGTTCGCGTACGCCGCGCACAAAGCAGACGACCCGACGCACACGGTTGTACACGCATCGCCTGACAAGGATATGCGGATGCTGGCGGGCCTGCACATCGACTTCCATGACTACACCCTCACGACCGTTCCCAAGGGCACCTACGAGCTTCTAGGGCCTTACAACGGCCTCGTCTACGGGCACAAGTGGTTCTGGTTGCAGATGCTTCAAGGAGACACCGCCGACCACATCCCCGGCCTGCCGCGCTACTTCGGCAAGAAGATCGGCGAGAAGGGCGCGGCTGCGGCGCTGAATGGCACGACGTGCAACGAGGAAGCGTTCGAGGTGGTGAGCAAGGGGTACGCCGAGCACTACGCCGACGAGTGGGCAGACCGCTTCGTCGAGCAGGCGGCGCTCCTGTGGCTGCGTGGCGGTAAGGAAGCATACATCCACGACTTCCTCCGGGTCGTGCCGAAGACCGAAGACATCGAGGCGGCAGCAAAGCGCCTAATCAAACGCGTGAGGACACAGCGTGCGGAGATTGACAGCATCACAGCTAAAGCCAACGCGGCTGAAGCTGGCTAA